GGACCGCAGCACCGTTCGATGGCAAATCACCAGCGATTGCGTGCTGCACCTCAGCGGCGGCCTCAGCCCCAACATCCCCAACAGCGGGGACTACGTCCCTTGGCGTGAAAAGAAAGACGACATCGTCGGCATCAAGGTCGAAGGCAACCTCACGCTGTTCAAAAGCAACATCGCGCTGAACCCCGTGTTCGCCGACATGGTCAGCCTCAAGAGCTTCGACACCACCGGCGGCCAGCTGCACCTGGCGGGAGCGGCGGCGGGCGGCCTCTTCGAAAGCGACGACGCGCTCGAGACCATCAACGGGATCACCAGCTGGGACACGAGCAAGGCCACCGGCATGGCCAGCATGTTCTACTTCTGCACGAAGCTCATCTCCCTCGACCTCTCAGGCTTCAACACGGCCAACGTCGAAGACATGACCAACATGTTCGACGGTGCCAGCGAACTCACCTCAATCACCTTCTCCAGCAACTTCACCACCGGCAAGGTGACCAGCATGGACAGCATGTTCAACGGATGCTCCGAGCTCACGTCACTCGATCTCTCGCCATTCGACACCCGCAGCGTCAAGAGCATGGCCGGCATGTTCAACGACTGCGCCACGATCACCTCGCTCGACCTCTCAGGCTTCAACACCGCCAACGTCACCAACATGAGCACCATGTTCCAGAGCTGCCATAGACTCTCCTCGGTCAAACTCTCGAGTTTCAACACCGCCAAGGTGACCACCATGCGTGGCATGTTCAGCGACTGCCCATCACTCGCGTCGTGGACCGCCCCGAGCGACTTCACCACCCCGCTCGTCACCGATATGAGCTCCATGTTCGACGGCTGCACCAACCTCACGACGCTTGACATCTCAAACTTCGACACCAGCAAGGCCATGTCGTCGATGACCAACCTGCTGCCCAACGGCTTGCGCAAGCTGAAGCTCGGGGCCAGCACGAAACTGGCCAGCAACGCGTTCGCCGACGTCGACAGCACCATCAACTGGGAAGAAATGTCGAGCCTTGACAACAGCGCGACCCACATCGGAACTGTTGGCAATCTGACCGCCCTGCAGACGCGCGCGGCTTCCAGCAACCCCGCCGGTTCGTATTGGGACTCAAGGTTCATGCCGAGTGGCGTGCAGCTCGCGATCAACGCGAACGGCGGCGTCACGAACTTCACCCCCGTCTCCTACGACACCACCACCGCGGCGGCGACCATCACCGTGCCGCAGGGCAACGTGCTCACCGCCAACATGTCCCAATACGTCTTTACCGGCTGGAACTCTTGCGCAAGCCCAGTCTCTTCGGCAAGCTGCAAACCCTACCAGCCCGGCGACACCATCACTGTGGCCCAAGGCGATTCCAACCCCGTCAGAACCCTCACGCTTTACGCCCAATGGGCCAAGGTGCCATGGCCCGTAATCGACAACAACACGCCAAGGGTTCACGCTCCCCTTGGCGCGAGCCCGACCGCGGACATCACCGTAACGAACACCCCGACCAAGCCCAACCCATTTGTTTCCAATGCGATGGCAAGCAGCGTCACCACCATCACCACGCCTCTGGGCTTTCATGCGACCGAAAACGGCATCGGCACATTCACCGAATCGGGCGTCCCGATAGCCCAAGTCCAGCCGGTAATGGGCCGCTCCTACACCATCAACGTGCTGACCACCATGACCGACCCGCTCACCGGCAACACCGTAACGGCCAGACCGATTTCGAAAAACGGCATGATGCCGTATTACAATATCACCTTCGACGCCAATGGCGGCACAGGCGCCCCCGCCGATATGTCCGGCTTCGCCGACGTGGACAACCACTACCGCACCACGGCTCCGATCCCCGCGGACGTCATCCCCGCCAAAGGCGAGCACGATATGTTCGCCGGCTGGTCCACCAGCCCTACAGCCACGCAACCGGACTACGCCTACAACCCCGGCACTTACGCGCCGACCTTCTGGCAATACGATAGCTCGCACCAATCAGCCAAGACCCAGACGCTCTACGCCGTGTGGCACGAGGCGAAGGCCCCCGTCATCAGCGAAGTGCACCGCGACCCAACGAGCCACCACGTCATCGCGACCGGCACCGCCCAGCCTTGGAACGCCATCGGCTCGCCCACCGTCACCGGCCATGCGAACACGGGGTTGCAAGTCAATATGGCGACGCTCGCCTCGGACGGGACACTTTCCATCGCCGGCATCGCTTCCGGCATCAAAACCTCAGTCGGCGGACATGTGGTCACCATACGTATACGCGCCTGCTCCGCCAACATACCCGGCCAGAACGGCACGGCACCCCCGGCAAAAATCGGCTGGAGCAACGATAACAACGACATTCCCGCAGGCTGCACCCAGGTCTTTGGGGTACCGTCCTCCTTTATTCAGGTTCCCATGTACCCTCTCTGGCTTGGCGGCCTCAATAATGAATGGTCCGCCAGCCTCAACGTCACCGGCAAACCGTACATCTGGGTTTACGCGCAAACGCAAGACGGCCCCATTGACGGGCCGCTCATGGTCACCCCGATCAACCAAGGTTCCGACAACTCCGTCAAGACCTGCGTCAAGGCGGCAGGCGCGGCCGTCGGCAACTACGTCTGCGGCACCGCGACCATGGATAACACGGCGGATTACGACGGGACCACCACCCACAGCTGGAGCCTAGACCTGCCTGAAAGCACCGCGTTCAACAGCGCCACCGGCTACGACGTCAGCTCGCACCTGTATATCGACGACACTTGGAGAAACAACGCCTCGGGAGGCGGGGGCGGAGGCGGCGGGAGCAGCCCGCTCAGCATCATCTCGCCCGAAGCGTTCCTCGGCGGCGGCTCACCGCCAACTTCGGCCCTGCCTTTTACCGGCGGTCTTTCCCGTCGCATCGCTTTGGCCCTGCTCGCCGTAGCCGTGGCCGCAACCGTGATCCTAGCCGCGTTCGTCGTCTTCCGCCGGCGCATCTTGCGAGGTCATGGTCGCCACGCCCGCAGCACACGATAAACCCGTGCGCCGTCACCGACTTATACGAATAGTCATTGCAAAGAATGGACCATATAACAAAAGCAAGTTTTGAATTGAATATATATTGATAATTGCTATATACTAATATTTTGCATGGATTGGGAGTTCCCGGTCGGCAAAGCCTCGGTTGTAATCGCCGAGGTTTTGTTTTATCTACCCCATTTTTGGCTTCAGCTTCATGCTGCGATTAAGCGAAAATCGGGGCGACAAACCAAAAAGTGCGCCCTCACAGACTAAGGCGCACTTTTCTGGAAAATATCAACGACAGGCTAACCGCGCTCAGTCGACGAGCGAGCGAACCTCGATGATGTGGTCGCGCTGCGGGCCGGTGCCGATGGCGGAGATGCGGCAGTTGGAGATCTCCTCGAGACGCTTGACGTAGGCCTGGGTGTTGGCCGGCAGGTCCTCGAACTTGTGAACCTTCGAGATGTCCTCGGTCCAACCGGGCATGGTCTCGTAGACCGGGGTGGCCTTGGCGAACGCCTCCTGGTCGATGGGCATGTCGTCGTAGCGGGTGTGGGTGCCGTCGCCGTTGTCAACGTCGTAGGCGACGCAGATCGGAATCTCGTTGAGGCCGGTCAGCACGTCGAGCTTGGTGAGCACGATGTCGGTCAAGCCGTTGACCTGCGTGGCGTAACGGGTAACGACGGCATCGAACCAACCACAACGACGCGGACGGCCGGTGGTCACGCCGAACTCGTGGCCCTGCGTGCGCAGCCATTCGCCGGAATCATCGTTGAGCTCGGTCGGGAACGGGCCCTCGCCCACGCGGGTGACGTAGGCCTTGGCCACGCCGATGACGCGGTCGATCTTGGTGGGGCCGACGCCCGTGCCGGTGCAGGCGCCGCCGGCGGTCGGGTTGGAGGAGGTGACGAACGGATAAGTGCCGTGGTCGACGTCGAGCATCGTGGCCTGGCCGCCCTCGAAGAGCACGGTCTTGCCTTCGGCGAGCGCGTTGTTGAGCAACAGCGAAGTGTTGGTGACGTAAGGCTTGAGGCGCTCACCGAGCTTCAGCAGCTCGTCGGTGGTCTCGTCGACGTCAATCGGACGGCGGTTATAGAGCTTGACGAGCATCTGGTTCTTCTGGTGCAGGCTCGCCTCGACCTTATCGCGCAGGCGCTCGGCGTCGAAGAGGTCGTGCACGCGAATGCCGACGCGGTTGATCTTGTCAGCGTAGGCCGGGCCGATGCCGCGGCCGGTGGTGCCGATCTTGTGCTTGCCGAGGAAGCGCTCGGTCACCTTGTCGATGACGCGATGATACGGCGCGATAACCTGGGCCGACTCGCTGACTTTCAGGCGCGAGCAATCCACACCACGGGATTCCAAGCCGTCAATCTCCTCGAAAAGAACTTCGGGATCGACGACAACGCCGTTGCCGATGACTGGCGTGACGTGAGGGTTCACGACGCCGCTGGGCAGCAGGTGCAGCGCGTAGGTCTCGTCGCCGACCACCACCGTGTGGCCCGCGTTGTTGCCGCCGTTGAAGCGCGCGACATAATCGACTTTCGTGCCGATGAGGTCGGTCGCCTTGCCTTTGCCTTCGTCTCCCCACTGGGCACCAATCAGAACAATTCCGGGCATATTTGACCTCCAAGATACGCGTTATTCCGCCGTTATCAGCCTACCGTCACGCCTATACCGAGGCGCTTGACGCCACAACGCCACATCGATTCCGACCCACCCATGCGACAAGACGAACCTTCGCCCCAGCGCCACAGTCCGTTCTTTAACTGAACCACACCTCCACTGTGACGAAACGGACTCTCACGCGACGCCACAGTCCGTTTCATCACAGGATCACACCATCACTGCGACGAAACGGACTTCTGCGCAATACCACGGTCCGTTTCTTAACAGGGAACAATTAGCTGGGGTCAGAAAACAGCCCCGCTGGACGTCGAAACGCGCTCCTCAACCCCATTTTGGAGTTAAGTGGGTGGATTGGGCGTTAAGTGGGTACATGATTCCTGAGAATTCGCCACTTTTAGGTGTTGAGTCGCATGATTCTTGGCAATCGGGCACCCACTTAACGGCGAAAGCACCCACTTAACGGGATTGCGCTCTGTTGGCGACCAAAATCCGCCGCTATTTAAGCGCCTTGCCGGCGGAACCGAGCTCGACGCAGGCCTCCACGACGCGCTTGGCCATCGCGTCCTCGCCCTCGCGGCCCCATGAGCGCGGGTCGTAGAACTTCTTCTCGCCCACCTCGCCGTCGACCTTGAGCACGGAATCGTAGTGGCGGAACATGTGGCCGGCGATGGCGCGGGTGAAGGCGTATTGGGTGTCGGTGTCGATGTTCATCTTCACCACGCCGTAGCTCACGGCCTTCGCGATGTCCTCTCGCGACGAACCGGAGCCTCCGTGGAAGACCAGCGCGAATGGCTTGTTTTCGGGGAAATCAGCGGGGTCGGGAGTATTGGGCAGGTGGCCATTATTGTCACTGATTGCAGTGTTGCCATCACGACTACCGCTCTCAAGCAGCCCGTCTTTCACCGCGTCGGCGACTTCGTGCTGGATTTCCCCCAGCAGCTCCGGGCGCAGCTTCACCACGCCGGGCTTGTAGGCCCCGTGCACATTGCCGAAGGTGAAAGCGGCCATATAGGGGCCGCGCTCCCCCAAACCGAGCCGACGCGCGACCTCAAGCCCATCGGCCGGCGTGGAATAAAGCTTGGCGTCGATGCCGGCACGATGGCCGTCCTCCTCGCCGCCGACTGCACCAATCTCAATCTCGAGGACGGTATGCGCCGCGGCTGAACGCTCGAGCAGCTTCGAGGCAATGTCCAGATTCTCGTCGAGCGGCACCGTGGAACCGTCCCACATATGCGACTGGAACGCCGGCTCCTCGCCGTGCGCCACCTGCTCGGCCTCACGCACAAGCAGCGGAATCACCCAGCTGTCGAGGTACTGCTTAGCACAATGGTCGGTATGCAGCGCGATGGAAATATGCGGATACCGCGACGCGACCTCGTGCGCGAACGCGGCGAAGGCCAGCGAGCCGACCACACGGTCGTTGACGCGCCTGCCGGAGAAATACGAGGCGCCGCCGACCGACACCTGGATGATGCCGTCGGAATCGGCCTCCGCGAAGCCCTGCAGCGCGGCGTTGAGCGTCTGCGTGCTCGTCACGTTGATCGCGGGATAGGCATAGCCGCCCCGCCTCGCCGCATCCAACATCTGCGCATAACGTTCCGGAGTCGCAATAGTCATGCCTTCATTATCGCCCCGCCGGCACGAATATCCAGCCCCGGCGTTTGCCTAGTGGCCGTCCGGGCGGGAGACGCGGGCGCGCACCTACTCCCGTAAGGCAAAAGCGTTGGTTTTAAATACGGTTAGGTTCCGCAGTCCGGGATTGTTTTCAGGCCGAATCCGTATATCTACACATCTACACATCTACATATCTACATATCTACATATCTACATATCTACATATCAATTATGCTTACATATCTATATCCGCATATCCGCCAACCCAGCCAACCGACGACCGCCCTACTGGCTCTTGCGCTCCCGCAGAGCCGTGAGCGCCCAGAGAATCGAGACCACGTCGATGCCCTCCTGCATGAACGCGCCCACGACCACCGGGATGAGGTCGAACGCGGCCGCGACCATGCACACGATCGCGAGCGCCAGCCCGGTGACGACGGCCTGGAGCATGGTGCGCTTGGTCTGGCGGGCGATGGCGATGGCCGTGGGAACGTCGGCGATATCGTCGTTCATGATGACCACCTGGGCGGTCTGCGAGGCGGCGGTGGAGGTGCCGTCCGTCATCGCGATGCCGATGTCGGCTGCGGCCAGCACGGGCGCGTCGTTGACGCCGTCACCCACCATCACCGAGATCGGACGGGGCTTCGCGCCGGTAAGCAGACGCATGAACCACACCGCCGCAGCCGGTGTGTGGTATGGCGTCTCACGTGCGGCATCCTTCACCGCCGCGACCTTGTCTTGCGGCAGGAGTTCGGCCCGCACGTCCTCGATGCCCACTTCGCGGGCGATGACCTCGGCGGAATTGCGCGCGTCGCCGGTCAGCATCGTCACTTTGTCGACGCCCATGGAACGCAGGCGGCGCAACGATTCGCTCGAGTCGGCGCGGGGCACGTCGCGCAGCACGATGCGGGCGGCGAGCAGCTCGTCAATCGACACATACGCCACCATCTCGTCCGCCGCGCGCTCGGGGAACAAGGTGGAGGGGAACAGATCGGCCGGGGAATCATTGGTGACGCCTTGCGAGATGGCGCTTGGGTCGGAAGCGGCAACGTTCTGGGGTTTGACGCCTGGTTCAGTAGCCAAGTTTGCAACGACAGGAGCTGATATCTCGGAACTGGACGACCCCACGGAGTCAGACGGCGATACGGCATCGGCATTGTTCGCGGCGGTTTCGCTTCGCGCGTCACGACGCTCAGGCTGGCTGCTGTGACCATCAATAATATGGTCTGAAATATTCGTAACCAAACCGCCATCTTTTGCGACGGTTTTATCTTTATCTGTCACAAAACATTGCTCATACCCCTGCACGAACCCCAGCCGACCAACGCGCACAAGATGTCCGTCAATCACTCCAGCGACGCCATTCCCAGCGTCCTCCTCCACATCCCGAACGACAGGAAAATCGGTTTTCCCATGCAGCTGCGCCGAGGCGGCGGCCCCAGCGGCCACGATTCCCTGCGCGAGGATGTGCACCGAATAGGTCTCGACGACGGCCGCCATCTCAAGCACCACATCCTCGACCCGCTGATGCGAGGCAGGAGAACGGCTCCCGTCAGGCCTCACCTCACGCGCCAGGCCATCCGCCAAACGCCGGTGGGCTTCGGGTGGGACGTCCACACGCACGACCTGCGGCTTAGTGACCGTCAGCGTGCCGGTTTTGTCGAAGAAGACGTGCGAGGCCTTGCCCAGATTCTCGAGCACCTCCTGCGTCTTGACAAGGATTCCGGCCTTCGCCAGCCGCCCGGTTCCCGCCATATAGGCCACCGGGGCGGCGATGAGCAGCGGGCAGGGCGTGGCCAGCACGAGCACCTGCGCGAACCGCAGCGGCGAACCGGAGCACACCCAGGCGACGCCCGCGATGAGCATCGAGATGATGGTGAACGGCACCGCGAGCGCGTCGGCCGTCTTGACCACGGGGGCGCGCGAGGAGCGGGCGGAATCGACCAGTTGCATGGTCTGCTGATATTGCGAATCGACGGCGAGCTGCGTAGCTCGAACCGTCATCACCGTGGCCCCGTTCACCGCCCCCGACATCACCCGCGCGCCGGCGAACACCGTGCGCGGCAAGGGCTCGCCGTTGATCGCGCTCAGGTCGAGCGTGGCCGATCCGCTCAGCAGCTCGCCATCGACCGGCACCGTCTCGCCCGGCAGCACCACCAGCACGTCACCGAGCGCGACCTGATCAACGGGAACCGTATGGAAATGCGCCTTCTGGTCGGGTGTTGGCTGGGGACCCGCAGATTCGTTTATCGATTCGTTCGGTTCAGTTGTCTTTATTGATTGATCCGACTGGGCTGACCGAGTTGATCGACTTGGTTTTGCGGACTGAGAGAGTTCAGCAAATTCAACCGACGATTCAAACTGTGTTGTTCCCTGCGATTCCCGTGATTCCAGCGATTCGGCCGATTGTACAGGTTGCGCCAGCACTCGAGATTGCGTCATTCGCATGTATTGCGCCGATGTTGCCGGCTGTCCCGATTCAGACGATTCCGCAGAATCTATTGTCTGCCCCAACCCCAGCAGTTGTTGCGATTCAACTGATTGATGATTCGAACGCTCAGATTGTTTTGATTCCACAGACTTTGAACGATTTGAAGCCTTCTCACCCATCGCGCCATCCTTGGCGACCGGAGCCAGCACACAGGTGCAGTCCTCCGCGGCGATCGCCGATTGGCTGGCCTGCAAACGGGCCACATCACCCCCGGCATCCGGCGAATCCGCCGATATCGTGGCGCGGAAACCCTCGGCGTCACGTTGCGGCGCCCAATCCAGCGTTGCCCCACGCGACCCACCTTGCACATCAGAAACGTGCGCGACCTGCGGGGCGGCGGCGACCAACGCGCTCAGGTTCCCTTCGGCCTTGTCCTGCGCGAACTGCTCGATGGCCTCGCCCGACCAGATCATAAGCACGACGGCCCAGCTGGCCCAATATTCCTGCACGCCCAGCGTCGAGATGAGCGCAAGCAGCGCCAGCACGTCGATGCCCACGTGCCCGGCCTCGATCGCGGCGGTCATGCTTTTGAGCGAATCCCATATCGAATACGCGACCAGTACGACCACAATAATCTGGCCAACTGAGGGATTCAGCGGCCACATAGCCCCGTCTCCGCCAAATTTGTGCCACATATCCGGCGCGTCCCACGGCCGAAAATTCCACAGCAGCGCGACTGGCAGCGCGGCCACGATGGTGATGGGAAGCATGGGAACCTGACGGCAGAGCCCGGCAATTTTGCGAAGAACCCGCATAATTCTCCTTGCGCGTGTAGATGCCGGGCCACAAACGCGCGACCAGGCAAGTGGTCACGCCTTGTTAACCCACCGGCGGCTCAGCCCCCGATACACGGCGTAAAGATACGGTTCCCATTGTAGTCGACGAAATTAATTCCACAATTCGCGTCTCAATCACCAAAAGGAAAAGCGGAACGAATAGCGGGGACAGCGGCCTATCTGACTGCGAAAATCGAAAAGGCAGAAACGTTGATAAATCAAGGATTTAAAAGGATTGCATCGAAATCAATAAAGAGCGGATGACG
This Bifidobacterium sp. ESL0790 DNA region includes the following protein-coding sequences:
- a CDS encoding HAD-IC family P-type ATPase; its protein translation is MRVLRKIAGLCRQVPMLPITIVAALPVALLWNFRPWDAPDMWHKFGGDGAMWPLNPSVGQIIVVVLVAYSIWDSLKSMTAAIEAGHVGIDVLALLALISTLGVQEYWASWAVVLMIWSGEAIEQFAQDKAEGNLSALVAAAPQVAHVSDVQGGSRGATLDWAPQRDAEGFRATISADSPDAGGDVARLQASQSAIAAEDCTCVLAPVAKDGAMGEKASNRSKSVESKQSERSNHQSVESQQLLGLGQTIDSAESSESGQPATSAQYMRMTQSRVLAQPVQSAESLESRESQGTTQFESSVEFAELSQSAKPSRSTRSAQSDQSIKTTEPNESINESAGPQPTPDQKAHFHTVPVDQVALGDVLVVLPGETVPVDGELLSGSATLDLSAINGEPLPRTVFAGARVMSGAVNGATVMTVRATQLAVDSQYQQTMQLVDSARSSRAPVVKTADALAVPFTIISMLIAGVAWVCSGSPLRFAQVLVLATPCPLLIAAPVAYMAGTGRLAKAGILVKTQEVLENLGKASHVFFDKTGTLTVTKPQVVRVDVPPEAHRRLADGLAREVRPDGSRSPASHQRVEDVVLEMAAVVETYSVHILAQGIVAAGAAASAQLHGKTDFPVVRDVEEDAGNGVAGVIDGHLVRVGRLGFVQGYEQCFVTDKDKTVAKDGGLVTNISDHIIDGHSSQPERRDARSETAANNADAVSPSDSVGSSSSEISAPVVANLATEPGVKPQNVAASDPSAISQGVTNDSPADLFPSTLFPERAADEMVAYVSIDELLAARIVLRDVPRADSSESLRRLRSMGVDKVTMLTGDARNSAEVIAREVGIEDVRAELLPQDKVAAVKDAARETPYHTPAAAVWFMRLLTGAKPRPISVMVGDGVNDAPVLAAADIGIAMTDGTSTAASQTAQVVIMNDDIADVPTAIAIARQTKRTMLQAVVTGLALAIVCMVAAAFDLIPVVVGAFMQEGIDVVSILWALTALRERKSQ
- the fbaA gene encoding class II fructose-bisphosphate aldolase, coding for MTIATPERYAQMLDAARRGGYAYPAINVTSTQTLNAALQGFAEADSDGIIQVSVGGASYFSGRRVNDRVVGSLAFAAFAHEVASRYPHISIALHTDHCAKQYLDSWVIPLLVREAEQVAHGEEPAFQSHMWDGSTVPLDENLDIASKLLERSAAAHTVLEIEIGAVGGEEDGHRAGIDAKLYSTPADGLEVARRLGLGERGPYMAAFTFGNVHGAYKPGVVKLRPELLGEIQHEVADAVKDGLLESGSRDGNTAISDNNGHLPNTPDPADFPENKPFALVFHGGSGSSREDIAKAVSYGVVKMNIDTDTQYAFTRAIAGHMFRHYDSVLKVDGEVGEKKFYDPRSWGREGEDAMAKRVVEACVELGSAGKALK
- a CDS encoding adenylosuccinate synthase yields the protein MPGIVLIGAQWGDEGKGKATDLIGTKVDYVARFNGGNNAGHTVVVGDETYALHLLPSGVVNPHVTPVIGNGVVVDPEVLFEEIDGLESRGVDCSRLKVSESAQVIAPYHRVIDKVTERFLGKHKIGTTGRGIGPAYADKINRVGIRVHDLFDAERLRDKVEASLHQKNQMLVKLYNRRPIDVDETTDELLKLGERLKPYVTNTSLLLNNALAEGKTVLFEGGQATMLDVDHGTYPFVTSSNPTAGGACTGTGVGPTKIDRVIGVAKAYVTRVGEGPFPTELNDDSGEWLRTQGHEFGVTTGRPRRCGWFDAVVTRYATQVNGLTDIVLTKLDVLTGLNEIPICVAYDVDNGDGTHTRYDDMPIDQEAFAKATPVYETMPGWTEDISKVHKFEDLPANTQAYVKRLEEISNCRISAIGTGPQRDHIIEVRSLVD
- a CDS encoding BspA family leucine-rich repeat surface protein, with translation MDRSTVRWQITSDCVLHLSGGLSPNIPNSGDYVPWREKKDDIVGIKVEGNLTLFKSNIALNPVFADMVSLKSFDTTGGQLHLAGAAAGGLFESDDALETINGITSWDTSKATGMASMFYFCTKLISLDLSGFNTANVEDMTNMFDGASELTSITFSSNFTTGKVTSMDSMFNGCSELTSLDLSPFDTRSVKSMAGMFNDCATITSLDLSGFNTANVTNMSTMFQSCHRLSSVKLSSFNTAKVTTMRGMFSDCPSLASWTAPSDFTTPLVTDMSSMFDGCTNLTTLDISNFDTSKAMSSMTNLLPNGLRKLKLGASTKLASNAFADVDSTINWEEMSSLDNSATHIGTVGNLTALQTRAASSNPAGSYWDSRFMPSGVQLAINANGGVTNFTPVSYDTTTAAATITVPQGNVLTANMSQYVFTGWNSCASPVSSASCKPYQPGDTITVAQGDSNPVRTLTLYAQWAKVPWPVIDNNTPRVHAPLGASPTADITVTNTPTKPNPFVSNAMASSVTTITTPLGFHATENGIGTFTESGVPIAQVQPVMGRSYTINVLTTMTDPLTGNTVTARPISKNGMMPYYNITFDANGGTGAPADMSGFADVDNHYRTTAPIPADVIPAKGEHDMFAGWSTSPTATQPDYAYNPGTYAPTFWQYDSSHQSAKTQTLYAVWHEAKAPVISEVHRDPTSHHVIATGTAQPWNAIGSPTVTGHANTGLQVNMATLASDGTLSIAGIASGIKTSVGGHVVTIRIRACSANIPGQNGTAPPAKIGWSNDNNDIPAGCTQVFGVPSSFIQVPMYPLWLGGLNNEWSASLNVTGKPYIWVYAQTQDGPIDGPLMVTPINQGSDNSVKTCVKAAGAAVGNYVCGTATMDNTADYDGTTTHSWSLDLPESTAFNSATGYDVSSHLYIDDTWRNNASGGGGGGGGSSPLSIISPEAFLGGGSPPTSALPFTGGLSRRIALALLAVAVAATVILAAFVVFRRRILRGHGRHARSTR